GGGCGCCAGAAGGGGCATGCTGCTGGAGGCCCGGCACAGCCGCATCAGCATGTCCCGGTCTTCCTCCTCCGTGCGGTACTCCGCCCTTCCGGTGACACAGTTGGTGATCACGATCTCGCACTCCATCTCCGAGGCGAAATAGGTGTCAAAGTCAAAAGGAAAGATCTCGTTGGGATACCGGTCGAATACCATATCCATGTCCAGCACGCTTTTTTCTTTGATAAAATCTTTCAGTCCAAAATAATAGTTATATTCCTTGTCCTTCTGGATCATACAGTCCCTGGTCCTGCCCGGCTGTCTGGACACATAATCCACCCCGTTGCAGGAGCCTGCGGACACCCCGATCACATGGGACAGATACACATCCTTCTCCATAAGGTAATCCAGCGCTCCGGAAGTAAACACCCCTCTTGTGGCGCCGCCTTCCAGCACCATTGTTCCAGTTATCATCATCTGCTGCCTCCCTTCTTTGTCTTACCTGTTATTATATACCCATTTCCCAAAATGGCAAACATCTCTTGCCATTTCCAGGCGGATTTGTTAAGATAGGCGTTGTACGCCACAGGACATTTTTTATAAGGTAAAAAGGAGTCTTTCAGATTATGATCAGTACAAGTAATGTAACGCTGAGAGTTGGGAAAAAAGCGTTGTTTGAAGATGTGAATATTAAATTTACGGAGGGGAACTGCTACGGTCTTATCGGGGCCAACGGCGCGGGAAAGTCCACGTTCCTTAAGATCCTTTCCGGCCAGCTGGAGCCCACCAAGGGCGAGGTTGCCATCACGCCGGGGGAACGGCTTTCCTTCCTCCAGCAGGATCATTTCCAGTATGACGGATACCCGGTGCTGGATACGGTAATGATGGGCAATGCCAGGCTCTATGAGATCATGAAGGAGAAGGAGGCCCTCTACGCCAAGGAGGATTTCTCCGACGAGGACGGGATCAAGGCAAGCGAGCTGGAGGCGGAATTCGCCACCATGAACGGCTGGGAGGCGGAGTCCGACGCCGCTTCTCTTCTCAACGGCCTTGGCATCGGGACGGAGCTTCACTACGAGATGATGAAGAACCTGGAAGGCCCGCAGAAGGTAAAGGTGCTGCTGGCTCAGGCCCTCTTTGGCAACCCGGACATCCTGCTTCTGGATGAGCCCACCAACCACCTGGACCTGGACGCCATCGCCTGGCTGGAGGAGTTCCTTATCAACTTTGACAACACCGTGATCGTGGTGTCCCACGACCGGTATTTCCTGAATAAGGTCTGCACCCAGATCGCGGACATCGACTACGGCAAGATCAAGCTGTTCGCCGGAAACTATGATTTCTGGTACGAGTCCAGCCAGCTTCTGATCCGGCAGATGAAGGAAGCCAACAAGAAGAAGGAAGAAAAGATCAAGGAACTGCAGGAATTTATTTCCCGGTTCAGCGCCAACGCTTCCAAGTCCAAGCAGGCCACTTCCAGAAAACGGGCCCTGGAGAAGATCCAGCTGGAGGAGATCCAGCCCTCCAGCCGCAAATACCCTTACATTGACTTCCGGCCCAACCGGGAGATCGGCAATGAAGTGCTCACCGTAGAAGGCCTGTCCAAGACCGTCAACGGGGAGAAAGTGCTGGACAACATTTCCTTCACCCTGAACCGGGAGGACAAGGTGGCCTTCGTGGGCAGCAACGAGTTGGCCAAGACCACCCTCTTCCAGATCCTCTCCGGGGAGATAGAGCCGGATGAAGGCACTTACAAATGGGGGATCACCACTTCCCAGGCCTACTTCCCTCTGGATCCGGGGGATGAGTTCGACAACGATTCCACCATTGTGGAATGGCTGACCCAGTATTCCGAAGAAAAGGACGTGACCTACGTGCGGGGCTTCCTGGGAAGAATGCTTTTCTCCGGCGAGGACGGCGTCAAGAAGGTGAAGGTGCTCTCCGGCGGCGAGAAAGTCCGCTGCCTGCTGTCCAAGATGATGATCTCAGGCGCCAACGTACTGATCCTGGACGAGCCCACCAACCACCTGGATATGGAGTCCATCACCGCCCTCAACAACGGGCTGATGAAATTCCCCGGAGTGATCCTCTTCACCTCCCGGGATCACCAGATCGTACAGACCACCGCCAATCGGATCATGGAGATCGTGCCCGGCGGCAAGCTGATCGATAAGATCACCACCTATGACGAATATCTGGAAAATGATGAAATGGCAAGAAAGCGCCAGACCTACTCTGTTCAGACAGAAGAAGACGATTAAATTAATTGGTAAATTAATTGGGGACGTGGTATTTTCGAAAATACCACGTCCCAGATTGAAAAAACCCTGTCCCTTTTTGAAATTCTTCTACCGGACTCTCTCCGGAAATCCCACTTTTTTCTGTACTTTCCGCAAGGTTTTGTTGGCAAAATAGCCGGCTTTTTCTGCGTTGGCCTTGATGATCCCATCCAGATAAACCTTATCTTTCTCAAGCCGCGCCACTTCATCCTGCAGCGGCTTCAGCACTGAGACAACGGCTTCGCCCACGGCAATCTTGAAGTCTCCGTAGCCTTTTCCGTCGAATTCTCTTACGGTCTCTTCCGGCGTCTTCCCAAGACACGCGCTGTAGATATCGATCAGGTTCTTCACTCCCGGCTGCTCATCCCGGTAGAGAATCTGGCCTTCCGAGTCTGTGACTGCCCGCTTGCATTTGCGCATGATGGTGTCCGGATCGTCCAGAAGATAAATGCTGGCGTTGGGGTTCTCGTCAGACTTGGACATTTTCCGTGACGGATCCTGCAGACTCATGATACGGGCCCCTACTTTTCCGTAATATCCCTCCGGGATGGTAAATACATCTCCGTAAATGTTGTTGAACCGCTCCGCGATATCCCGGGTGATCTCCAGGTGCTGCTTCTGGTCGTTGCCCACCGGGACCACATCCGCCTGATACAGAAGAATGTCCGCCGCCATCAGCACCGGATAGGTGAAAAGGCCTGCGTTAATGTTGTCCGCATGTTTGGCGGATTTATCCTTGAACTGGGTCATCCGGTTCAGTTCTCCCATATAGGTAAAGCAATTCAGGATCCAGGCCAGCTCCGCGTGGGCGGACACATGGGACTGGTAATAGATACAGTTTTTCTCCGGGTCAAGCCCTGCCGCGATGTAAAGGGTAAGAAGGGTGCGGGCCCGCTTGCGCAGGGTCGCCGGATCCTGCCGGACGGTGATGGAATGCATATCCACTACGCTGTAGAAGCACTCATATTCGTCGCTCAATGTCACCCAGTTCTTCAGGGCTCCCAGATAATTTCCCAAAGTCAGATTGCCGGTGGCCTGCATGCCGCTGAATAATACTTTCTTATCTCCTATCATGTCTCTTTCCTCCTGTAACTTCTACCACGGCTTGACAACGTCCGTATAGTAGACTTTATTTTCTGAAATAATATCGATTCTTCCGTCAGTCACATCCACTTCCGTGACTCCGCAGTTCTTGTGGACACCCACGCCCCAGTATTCCGCCAGGGGCTTTTTCTTCAGATTGTTGAGAAGGCCTGCCATGGCCGCCCCGTGAGTGGTGACAAGAACCGTGCTGTCCCGGTACTGCTCCTGGGCGAAAAGCCAGTTGAGAAAATCCCCTGTCCGCTTCCGGACCGCCTGGAAATCCTCTCCTCCTTCCGGCGCCTGGTAGTGGACCGGATCGTCGAAAAACATCTGAAAGGAATCCGGGACATCCCATCCCTCTTTGGAACAGCATTTCCCCTCCAGGACGCCAAAATTCATCTCCAGGATCCGCTTATCCTCCAGGATAGGAACATCTCTTCCCTGCAGGATGATCTGTGCGGTCTCCCGCGCCCGCCCAAGGGGACTGGTAAAGCAGACGTCGAAGGGAACGTCCCTTAACCCTTTGGCCGTCTCTCTTGCCAGGTGCCGGCCAAACTCATTTAAGGGGATGTCCACCTGCCCCTGGATCTTTCTTTCCTTATTCCAATCCGTCT
This window of the Massilistercora timonensis genome carries:
- a CDS encoding ATP-binding cassette domain-containing protein translates to MISTSNVTLRVGKKALFEDVNIKFTEGNCYGLIGANGAGKSTFLKILSGQLEPTKGEVAITPGERLSFLQQDHFQYDGYPVLDTVMMGNARLYEIMKEKEALYAKEDFSDEDGIKASELEAEFATMNGWEAESDAASLLNGLGIGTELHYEMMKNLEGPQKVKVLLAQALFGNPDILLLDEPTNHLDLDAIAWLEEFLINFDNTVIVVSHDRYFLNKVCTQIADIDYGKIKLFAGNYDFWYESSQLLIRQMKEANKKKEEKIKELQEFISRFSANASKSKQATSRKRALEKIQLEEIQPSSRKYPYIDFRPNREIGNEVLTVEGLSKTVNGEKVLDNISFTLNREDKVAFVGSNELAKTTLFQILSGEIEPDEGTYKWGITTSQAYFPLDPGDEFDNDSTIVEWLTQYSEEKDVTYVRGFLGRMLFSGEDGVKKVKVLSGGEKVRCLLSKMMISGANVLILDEPTNHLDMESITALNNGLMKFPGVILFTSRDHQIVQTTANRIMEIVPGGKLIDKITTYDEYLENDEMARKRQTYSVQTEEDD
- a CDS encoding histidine phosphatase family protein, with amino-acid sequence MKIYFVRHGETDWNKERKIQGQVDIPLNEFGRHLARETAKGLRDVPFDVCFTSPLGRARETAQIILQGRDVPILEDKRILEMNFGVLEGKCCSKEGWDVPDSFQMFFDDPVHYQAPEGGEDFQAVRKRTGDFLNWLFAQEQYRDSTVLVTTHGAAMAGLLNNLKKKPLAEYWGVGVHKNCGVTEVDVTDGRIDIISENKVYYTDVVKPW
- a CDS encoding patatin family protein, with protein sequence MMITGTMVLEGGATRGVFTSGALDYLMEKDVYLSHVIGVSAGSCNGVDYVSRQPGRTRDCMIQKDKEYNYYFGLKDFIKEKSVLDMDMVFDRYPNEIFPFDFDTYFASEMECEIVITNCVTGRAEYRTEEEDRDMLMRLCRASSSMPLLAPMVNIDGVPYLDGGLADSIPIERALEKENDKIVLILTRNPGYRKKPTSRAMANLYRRAYKKYPNLVSVTIQRNYIYNRQMNLIEKLEEEGKIFVLRPLIPTVSRLEKNYDALMHFYEHGYRLMKKQYDELMKYLEG
- the trpS gene encoding tryptophan--tRNA ligase, producing the protein MIGDKKVLFSGMQATGNLTLGNYLGALKNWVTLSDEYECFYSVVDMHSITVRQDPATLRKRARTLLTLYIAAGLDPEKNCIYYQSHVSAHAELAWILNCFTYMGELNRMTQFKDKSAKHADNINAGLFTYPVLMAADILLYQADVVPVGNDQKQHLEITRDIAERFNNIYGDVFTIPEGYYGKVGARIMSLQDPSRKMSKSDENPNASIYLLDDPDTIMRKCKRAVTDSEGQILYRDEQPGVKNLIDIYSACLGKTPEETVREFDGKGYGDFKIAVGEAVVSVLKPLQDEVARLEKDKVYLDGIIKANAEKAGYFANKTLRKVQKKVGFPERVR